The Penaeus vannamei isolate JL-2024 chromosome 16, ASM4276789v1, whole genome shotgun sequence genome includes a window with the following:
- the RpLP0 gene encoding large ribosomal subunit protein uL10: MVRVDKSTWKANYFTKITQLLDEYSRCFIVGADNVGSKQMQEIRMSLRGCAVVLMGKNTMMRKAIRAHLESNPSLERLLPHIVNNVGFVFTNDDLCEVRDKLLQNKKRAPARPGAIAPCPVTIPAQNTGLGPEKTSFFQALQIPTKIARGTIEIVNDVQLMNEGDKVGASEAALLNMLNISPFTYGLVVQQVYDQGTVFSPKVLDITDEDLLKTFQRGLANVASVSLAIGFPTIASVPHSIVNGFKNLLAIAAATDINFKEAATLKEFLADPSKFAAAAAAAAPAAAAAAAPKEEAKKEEEPEEESDDDMGFGLFD, from the exons ATGGTTAGGGTGGACAAATCAACATGGAAGGCTAATTACTTCACCAAGATCACCCAGCTTCTGGATGAATACAGCCGTTGCTTCATCGTGGGTGCTGACAATGTCGGCTCCAAGCAGATGCAGGAGATCCGTATGAGCCTGCGTGGCTGCGCTGTTGTCCTCATGGGCAAGAACACCATGATGCGCAAGGCCATCCGTGCTCATCTGGAAAGCAACCCTTCTTTGGAGAG GCTGCTGCCACACATTGTAAACAATGTTGGTTTCGTCTTCACCAACGACGATCTGTGTGAAGTTCGTGACAAGCTGCTTCAGAACAAGAAGAGGGCTCCTGCTCGTCCTGGTGCCATTGCCCCATGCCCCGTCACCATCCCTGCCCAGAACACCGGTCTTGGTCCTGAGAAGACTAGTTTCTTCCAGGCTTTGCAGATCCCCACCAAGATTGCCAGGGGTACCATTGAAATCGTG AATGACGTGCAGTTGATGAATGAGGGAGACAAGGTGGGTGCCAGCGAGGCAGCTCTCCTTAACATGTTGAACATCTCTCCCTTCACGTACGGTTTGGTGGTACAGCAGGTGTACGATCAGGGCACAGTCTTCTCCCCCAAGGTTCTGGATATTACAGATGAGGACTTGTTGAAGACATTCCAGCGG GGTCTGGCTAATGTTGCTTCAGTGTCCCTGGCAATTGGTTTCCCCACCATTGCCTCTGTTCCTCACTCCATTGTCAATGGCTTCAAGAACTTGCTGGCCATTGCTGCAGCTACTGACATCAACTTCAAGGAGGCTGCAACCCTGAAGGAGTTCTTGGCT GATCCAAGCAAGtttgctgctgccgctgctgctgctgctccagctgctgccgctgctgc